In Nyctibius grandis isolate bNycGra1 chromosome 6, bNycGra1.pri, whole genome shotgun sequence, a single genomic region encodes these proteins:
- the RNF175 gene encoding LOW QUALITY PROTEIN: RING finger protein 175 (The sequence of the model RefSeq protein was modified relative to this genomic sequence to represent the inferred CDS: substituted 3 bases at 3 genomic stop codons), translating into MAAARPPSPVKEELKQSRFQIESDDSMVFGVMLLFYRLYYGVMGRDFAEICSDXTTWLPPLVXFYNISGISNDIXAVCGQKIFVDINEEGIIGNTYQLSCNHVFHKFCLCGWCIAGKNQTCPYCPEKVDLKRIFLNNRLGGNAHVLYAQLLDWLCYLVVWQLVAIGIVQGINYSFGLEYDSDY; encoded by the exons ATGGCAGCAGCAAGGCCTCCTTCTCCAGTAAAAGAGGAACTGAAGCAGAGCCGCTTTCA AATTGAGTCCGATGACTCCATGGTTTTTGGTGTGATGCTGCTTTTTTACAGACTGTACTATGGAGTGATGGGAAGAGACTTTGCAGAGATTTGTTCTGACTAGACTACATGGCTTCCACCATTGGTCTAA TTTTACAACATCAGTGGTATATCCAATGACATCTGAGCAGTCTGCGGGCAGAAAATTTTTGTGGATATAAATGAAGAAGGGATCATTGGAAATACCTACCAGCTGTCCTGTAATCATGT GTTTCATAAATTCTGCCTCTGTGGTTGGTGCATTGCTGGCAAGAACCAGACATGCCCATACTGCCCTGAGAAAGTTGATTTGAAGAGGAT TTTCCTTAACAACAGATTAGGTGGGAATGCACACGTATTGTATGCACAACTTTTGGACTGGCTCTGCTATCTGGTGGTTTGGCAACTGGTGGCTATAGGCATCGTCCAAGGCATTAATTACTCATTTGGTCTAGAATACGACTCAGATTATTAG